The Prochlorococcus marinus XMU1404 region AATTGCAATTTTAGGACCTAATGGCTGCGGCAAATCTACATTGCTTAAAATCATTATGAAAAGAATAATTCCTGAAATTGGAGAAATTAATCTTGGCAAACATAATATCATTACCAGCTATTACGAACAAAACCAGGCTGAGGCACTTTCTCTTAAGGAAAAAGTTATTGATTTAATATGTTATCAATCTCCAGAATGGTCACAAAAAAAAGTAAGGACATTTTTAGCAGGTTTTGGTTTTCAAGATGAGACTGTTTTTAAATTTGTTAAACAACTTAGTGGAGGTGAAAAGGCAAAATTAGCATTAGCTCTTATGATTATGAATCCAAGTAATTTTTTACTATTAGATGAACCGACCAATCATTTGGATCTGCAATCAAAAGAAAATTTAGAATTAGCAATTAAGAACTATAAAGGTTCAGCATTAATGATTTCTCATGATCGATATTTTATTTCTAAAGTTGCTAATAGAATTATTGAAATTAAAGATTCTAAGTTATTTTCATATGATGGCAATTACGAATATTTTTTAGAAAAAAAATAAAAAGGACAAAAAATTAGTAATTAAAAAATTTTTTATTTTTTAAAAAGTTTACATTTTGCTAGGCAAGATCACTCATTTATCTTTACATACTTTACTGTTCTTGCTTAATCTTAAATATACAAAATAAGTTTTAAAAATTCTCGTGAAAAACTACGATTTAAAAGAAAAAAAGTTTCAAATTTATGATCCAATTGAAAGTTATTTTGAATGCATTTCAAGCTGTGATATGAAGGACGGAACTTGTATTTCTAAGTGTGTTGAAATACTTAAACAGTATGATGATTGAAACTTTTACTTATTTCGTATATTGGTAATATCAGTTGGTATTACATTTAAACTAATAAATTTATTTTTTCGCTTTAGCAATATATTTATTCGTTTATTTATACCATTTTCATTTATTTGGTTTATTACGTCAGATGCGTTTTCAATATATTTATTATCCACTTTTATGATTATGTCATTCACCATAATCCCACTTTTTTGAGCTGGACTATTTGGTACAACATAGCCAACTTTCACTGAATTATTATTTCTTTCGAAATTACTATCTTCTATTAAACTTATCCCAATCATAGGATGTATTACTTTTCCATTATTTATAAGTTGAAATGCAATTTTCTTAGCTTTATTTATTGGGATTGCGAAACTTAAACCAGCTCCTGGACCTGATCTAATCAAGGTATTAATACCAATTACTTCTCCTTTGCTATTTAATAGAGGCCCACCAGAATTTCCAGGGTTAATAGCTGCATCTGTTTGAATAAGTTCAAATTTTTTATCGTATATCCCTAATTGAGTGACATTTCTTTTTAAATTACTAATAATTCCAAGTGTAACTGTGTTTTCTAGTCCGAATGGATTTCCAACTGCAATTGCCCAATCACCAACTTTAATTTTAGACGAATCCCCTAATTTTGCTTTTGGCCAAGGTCCTTCACCTTCAATTTTTAGTACAGCTAAATCGGTAAAAATGTCTTGCCCTATGACTTTTCCTTTTATTTTCTTCCCATTGGTTAAACCAACAAACACCTTATCTGATCCATTTACAACATGAGCATTTGTCATTACAAGTCCATCTTGGAATATAAATCCACTTCCTTGGCTTTGTTCTATTCTTTGCTGAGTGTTTTTAGGTAAATCTAATCCAAAAAATTTTTCAAA contains the following coding sequences:
- a CDS encoding trypsin-like peptidase domain-containing protein → MYLKKIKKTKLKVYSQKKILFSSVITLGLLLPSNVVPQPLIINPKFSNTNTYSKKSFITAAVEKTGPSVVTIETQKIVKKRKVPQDSQIFSDPFFEKFFGLDLPKNTQQRIEQSQGSGFIFQDGLVMTNAHVVNGSDKVFVGLTNGKKIKGKVIGQDIFTDLAVLKIEGEGPWPKAKLGDSSKIKVGDWAIAVGNPFGLENTVTLGIISNLKRNVTQLGIYDKKFELIQTDAAINPGNSGGPLLNSKGEVIGINTLIRSGPGAGLSFAIPINKAKKIAFQLINNGKVIHPMIGISLIEDSNFERNNNSVKVGYVVPNSPAQKSGIMVNDIIIKVDNKYIENASDVINQINENGINKRINILLKRKNKFISLNVIPTDITNIRNK